A section of the Leptotrichia sp. HSP-342 genome encodes:
- the pcp gene encoding pyroglutamyl-peptidase I — protein sequence MKILVTGFDPFGGEPINPAIESVKKLPDNIAGAEIIKLEIPTVKKKSIEKIEKAIEEYNPDVILSIGQAGGRFDISIERVGINLDDFRIPDNEGNQTIDEPIFPDGENAYFVNLPVKAMVKNIQKNEIPASVSYTAGTFVCNHILYGTLYLVNKKYKGKKAGFIHIPFLPQQVIDKKNTPSMELNAIVKGLTAAIEAIVKNDEDIKETGGTVC from the coding sequence ATGAAAATACTTGTTACAGGCTTTGACCCCTTTGGAGGAGAGCCTATAAATCCTGCTATCGAATCAGTAAAAAAATTACCTGACAATATTGCGGGAGCCGAAATTATCAAACTGGAAATTCCGACAGTGAAAAAAAAATCTATTGAAAAAATTGAAAAGGCTATTGAAGAATATAATCCAGATGTTATCCTGTCAATTGGTCAGGCAGGCGGAAGATTTGACATTTCCATCGAACGTGTTGGAATAAATCTTGATGACTTCCGAATCCCAGATAACGAAGGAAATCAAACTATTGATGAACCAATTTTTCCAGATGGAGAAAATGCCTATTTCGTAAATCTGCCTGTAAAAGCCATGGTAAAAAATATACAAAAAAATGAAATTCCAGCTTCAGTGTCATATACCGCAGGAACTTTTGTATGTAACCACATTCTTTATGGTACTCTTTATCTCGTAAACAAAAAGTATAAAGGTAAAAAAGCTGGATTCATCCACATTCCATTTTTACCACAGCAAGTTATCGACAAAAAAAATACACCTTCAATGGAACTAAATGCCATTGTAAAAGGATTGACTGCAGCAATTGAAGCTATTGTAAAAAACGATGAAGACATCAAAGAAACTGGCGGAACTGTATGTTAA
- a CDS encoding 5-oxoproline transporter, DUF969 family subunit, translated as MNLWILIGIVIIVVGFTLKLDVLAVVLTAGIATGIAAKIDFLEILGIIGKAFVDNRLMSIFLISLPVIAVLERYGLRERSATLIEKLKNATAGRILGLYMIIRSIASALSIRIGGHVQFIRPLIYPMAEAAAKSHKEQELTEKETEELKSLSAAIENYGNFFAQNIFIGASGLLLIQTTLQENGYSVSLKQLALFSIPMGIITIILTLIQVYIYDKKITANKGGNK; from the coding sequence ATGAATTTATGGATACTTATTGGTATTGTTATTATTGTAGTAGGATTCACATTAAAGCTTGATGTGCTGGCTGTAGTACTTACTGCTGGTATTGCTACAGGAATCGCTGCAAAAATAGATTTTTTAGAAATACTTGGAATTATTGGAAAGGCTTTTGTGGATAATAGGCTTATGTCTATTTTTCTAATTAGCTTGCCAGTTATTGCTGTTCTAGAAAGATATGGACTAAGAGAGAGAAGTGCAACTTTAATTGAAAAATTGAAAAATGCAACTGCTGGTAGGATTTTAGGACTATATATGATTATCCGTTCTATCGCAAGTGCATTGTCAATCAGAATTGGAGGACATGTGCAGTTCATACGTCCACTTATTTATCCAATGGCTGAAGCTGCTGCAAAATCTCATAAAGAACAGGAACTTACAGAAAAAGAAACTGAAGAACTGAAAAGTTTGAGTGCTGCAATCGAAAACTACGGAAACTTCTTTGCTCAGAACATATTTATCGGTGCATCAGGACTTCTTCTAATTCAGACTACATTACAAGAAAATGGATACAGTGTGTCATTAAAACAATTAGCATTATTCTCAATACCAATGGGAATTATCACAATAATCTTGACCCTTATTCAAGTTTATATTTATGATAAAAAAATAACAGCAAACAAAGGAGGTAATAAATAA
- a CDS encoding DUF979 domain-containing protein, which produces MDVKALLKILTEIVYILCGFVSIATAIRGLRNEKSRIGTFLFWFILGIIFIFGPVIPYKVTGGLLVVLAIITVTKQLHIGKFENISSQFKIAQSERLKNKIFIPAALIGIAAFLILQFKIGKTAIPPALGIGGGSLVALLAAAIIIKPKFKETNEDTSRLLMQIGATAILPQLLAALGAVFTKAGVGKVIAGSISSVVPTGNIFIGIIIYAVGMAIFTMIMGNAFAAFSVITAGIGIPFIIKHGGNPAVIGALGMTAGYCGTLMTPMAANFNIVPASILEIKDKYGIIKIQAPMALLLLLSHIVLMLFLFGVK; this is translated from the coding sequence ATGGATGTAAAAGCCCTTTTAAAAATTTTAACAGAAATTGTTTATATTCTTTGTGGATTTGTCAGTATCGCTACTGCAATCAGAGGTCTGAGGAATGAAAAATCAAGAATAGGAACATTTTTATTCTGGTTTATTCTTGGAATAATATTTATTTTTGGGCCTGTTATTCCATACAAAGTTACTGGTGGACTACTTGTAGTTCTTGCTATAATTACTGTAACAAAACAGCTACATATAGGAAAATTTGAAAATATTTCATCTCAATTCAAAATTGCACAAAGTGAAAGACTAAAAAACAAAATTTTCATTCCTGCTGCATTAATTGGAATTGCGGCTTTTCTAATACTTCAGTTTAAAATTGGAAAAACTGCAATACCGCCTGCATTAGGTATCGGTGGAGGCTCACTTGTTGCACTGTTAGCAGCTGCCATTATTATAAAACCAAAATTTAAAGAAACAAATGAAGATACTTCAAGGCTTCTTATGCAAATTGGTGCTACTGCCATTCTTCCACAGCTTCTTGCAGCATTAGGTGCCGTGTTTACAAAAGCTGGTGTTGGAAAGGTCATAGCCGGAAGTATTTCTTCAGTTGTACCAACAGGAAATATTTTTATAGGAATTATTATTTATGCCGTTGGAATGGCTATATTTACTATGATTATGGGAAATGCCTTTGCTGCATTTTCAGTAATAACTGCTGGTATTGGTATACCTTTTATTATAAAGCACGGTGGAAATCCAGCTGTTATAGGTGCTTTGGGAATGACTGCAGGTTATTGTGGTACCCTTATGACTCCAATGGCTGCAAACTTTAATATCGTTCCTGCTTCAATCCTTGAAATAAAGGACAAGTATGGAATTATTAAAATTCAAGCTCCAATGGCTTTATTACTGCTTTTATCACACATTGTACTTATGCTGTTTCTTTTTGGAGTAAAATAA
- a CDS encoding cation-translocating P-type ATPase: MWFTKSQNEVLKELNVNHKVGLTTDEVNTRLEKYGQNKLKGKAKKTLLQLFIAQLQDMLIYVLIAAAVINLIVDIKHGWTDALIIMAVVLINAIVGVVQESKAEKALEALQQMTTPKSLVRRNGEVIEVNSEDLVPGDILVIDAGRFIPADVRLIESANLQIEESALTGESVPSEKNADFITKDEKIPVGDKENMAFMSTMATYGRGEGVVVATGMETEIGKIAKILDEDENTLTPLQIKLDELGKTLGYIAMGICAVIFIVGIIQKRPILEMFMTSISLAVAAIPEGLVAIVAIVLAMGVNKMSKKNAIVRKLPAVETLGAVNIICSDKTGTLTQNKMTVVKTYTFDNLRDIPSEGRDFVANKDETELIRSFVLCSDASIDSGQDIGDPTEVALVVLGDRFNLEKNTLNAEHKRVSENPFDSDRKLMSTLNEEGDGKYRVHTKGAIDNILVRADKILVDGKIVALTEEMKEKILKVATEMSDDALRVLGVAFKDVDTVISPEEMEKELVVVGIVGMIDPPRTEVKDSIIEAKNAGITPIMITGDHKNTAVAIAKELGIATDISQSLTGAEIDELSDKEFSENISKYRVFARVSPEHKVKIVRAFKEKGNIVSMTGDGVNDAPSLKFADIGVAMGITGTDVSKGASDMILTDDNFTTIVHAIEEGRNIYNNIKKTIIFLLSCNLGEIICIFLSTLLNWDLPLVATQLLWVNLVTDTLPALALGIDPGDKDVMKRSPRNPKESFFSEGAGMRAVIGGTLIGFLTLAAFYIGINETGMIGNLGQLEAMAKNGNEAAKHALTQGRTMAFIVLTVSQLFYSLTMRNSQKTIFEIGIFKNKYLIYSIIIGIALQIGLTSFAPIAKIFKVTNISFGNWDVVLIFALIPFAVNEVIKLISRKRSSS, from the coding sequence ATGTGGTTTACAAAATCACAAAATGAAGTTTTAAAGGAATTAAATGTAAATCATAAGGTTGGATTGACAACAGATGAGGTAAATACAAGGCTCGAAAAATACGGGCAGAATAAATTAAAAGGGAAGGCTAAAAAGACATTGTTGCAATTATTTATTGCACAACTTCAAGATATGCTAATTTATGTGTTAATTGCGGCGGCTGTGATAAATTTGATAGTGGATATTAAACACGGCTGGACGGATGCTTTGATTATAATGGCGGTAGTGCTTATAAATGCGATAGTCGGGGTGGTACAGGAGTCTAAGGCTGAAAAGGCACTTGAGGCACTGCAGCAAATGACAACTCCTAAGAGCTTGGTTCGAAGAAATGGAGAAGTTATAGAGGTTAACTCAGAAGATTTGGTTCCAGGAGATATTTTGGTAATTGATGCTGGGAGATTTATTCCAGCTGATGTAAGACTTATAGAAAGTGCCAATTTACAAATTGAAGAGTCGGCACTTACAGGAGAATCTGTACCAAGTGAAAAAAATGCTGATTTTATTACAAAAGATGAAAAAATTCCTGTTGGAGATAAGGAAAATATGGCATTTATGTCAACAATGGCTACTTATGGACGTGGAGAAGGTGTCGTAGTTGCAACAGGAATGGAAACTGAAATTGGTAAAATTGCAAAAATACTAGATGAAGATGAAAATACATTGACTCCGCTTCAAATAAAGCTGGATGAACTTGGTAAAACTCTTGGTTATATTGCAATGGGAATTTGTGCTGTAATATTTATTGTTGGAATTATTCAAAAACGTCCTATCTTAGAAATGTTTATGACGTCAATAAGTCTGGCAGTTGCCGCAATCCCTGAAGGACTTGTTGCAATTGTTGCAATTGTGCTTGCGATGGGTGTAAATAAAATGTCAAAGAAAAATGCGATTGTAAGAAAATTGCCTGCAGTGGAAACATTGGGAGCAGTAAATATAATTTGTTCAGATAAAACAGGAACATTGACTCAAAATAAAATGACAGTTGTAAAAACTTATACATTTGATAATTTAAGGGATATACCTTCAGAAGGTAGAGATTTTGTGGCAAATAAGGATGAAACTGAGTTAATTCGTTCGTTTGTCCTTTGTTCAGATGCTTCTATTGACAGTGGACAGGATATTGGAGATCCTACAGAAGTAGCGCTGGTTGTACTGGGAGATAGATTTAATCTTGAGAAAAATACTTTGAATGCAGAGCATAAAAGAGTAAGCGAAAATCCATTTGATTCAGATAGAAAATTGATGTCAACATTAAATGAAGAAGGAGATGGCAAGTATAGAGTCCATACAAAAGGTGCTATTGACAATATTCTAGTAAGAGCAGATAAAATTTTAGTGGATGGAAAAATTGTTGCATTGACTGAGGAAATGAAAGAAAAAATATTAAAAGTTGCAACAGAAATGTCTGATGATGCACTTCGTGTGCTAGGAGTAGCTTTTAAAGATGTGGATACTGTAATTTCTCCAGAGGAAATGGAAAAAGAACTGGTTGTAGTTGGAATTGTTGGAATGATTGACCCTCCAAGAACGGAAGTAAAAGATTCGATAATAGAAGCGAAAAATGCCGGAATTACTCCGATTATGATTACAGGAGATCACAAGAATACGGCAGTTGCTATTGCGAAAGAATTAGGAATTGCTACAGACATAAGTCAAAGTTTGACTGGTGCTGAAATTGATGAGCTTTCAGATAAGGAATTTTCTGAAAACATTAGCAAATATAGAGTTTTTGCAAGAGTATCGCCTGAACATAAGGTAAAAATTGTAAGAGCATTTAAGGAAAAAGGTAATATTGTTTCAATGACAGGAGATGGAGTAAATGATGCTCCGTCGCTTAAATTTGCTGATATTGGTGTCGCTATGGGAATTACAGGAACTGATGTTTCCAAAGGTGCAAGTGATATGATTTTGACTGATGACAACTTTACTACGATTGTTCATGCGATTGAAGAAGGAAGAAACATTTATAATAATATCAAAAAAACTATTATATTCTTGCTTTCATGTAATTTGGGAGAAATAATTTGTATTTTCTTATCAACATTATTAAATTGGGACTTGCCATTAGTTGCAACACAGTTATTATGGGTAAATCTAGTTACTGATACATTACCTGCATTAGCACTTGGAATTGATCCAGGGGATAAAGATGTAATGAAACGTTCTCCAAGAAATCCTAAGGAAAGTTTCTTTTCAGAAGGTGCAGGAATGAGAGCAGTAATTGGTGGGACATTAATCGGATTTTTAACATTGGCAGCATTTTATATTGGAATTAACGAAACTGGAATGATTGGGAACTTAGGACAGTTGGAAGCAATGGCAAAAAATGGAAATGAAGCTGCGAAACATGCCTTGACACAAGGTAGAACAATGGCATTTATCGTACTTACGGTATCGCAGTTATTCTATTCATTAACAATGAGAAATAGCCAAAAAACAATATTTGAAATTGGAATTTTCAAGAATAAATATTTAATTTATTCAATTATAATCGGAATTGCGTTACAAATAGGATTGACTTCATTTGCACCAATTGCAAAAATATTTAAAGTGACAAACATTTCATTTGGAAATTGGGATGTAGTACTAATATTTGCACTAATACCATTCGCAGTTAATGAAGTAATAAAGCTAATTTCAAGAAAGAGAAGCAGTAGTTAG